In a single window of the Thermofilum uzonense genome:
- a CDS encoding Trm112 family protein produces the protein MKYRLMDLLACPYDKHFPLELYVVEKVEYEGRTFTFKTKPACELYCAYRGVKVEDLGGRDPGCDECIKFEVKTGILYCPQCGRWWPIKDEIPIILPDHLRKKESDLKFLESIKDKVPEKIIKEGKPWNLQKQT, from the coding sequence ATGAAATACCGGTTAATGGATCTCCTGGCTTGCCCCTACGACAAGCATTTCCCGCTAGAGCTATACGTGGTTGAGAAGGTGGAGTACGAGGGGAGAACATTTACTTTCAAGACAAAGCCTGCCTGCGAGCTATACTGTGCCTATAGGGGTGTGAAGGTAGAGGATCTGGGAGGCAGGGATCCTGGTTGCGATGAATGCATAAAATTCGAGGTGAAGACCGGAATTTTATATTGTCCTCAGTGCGGGCGCTGGTGGCCGATAAAAGACGAGATACCCATAATACTTCCAGACCATTTACGTAAAAAGGAGAGCGATCTCAAATTCCTGGAAAGCATTAAGGACAAAGTGCCTGAGAAAATAATTAAAGAGGGGAAGCCCTGGAACCTCCAGAAACAAACCTAA
- the acs gene encoding acetate--CoA ligase — translation MGVLPVEEKRVITAQMEELRKQALENPEQFWDEKARALEWFKIWEKVLDDSQKPFFRWFVGGLINASYNCLDKHVKTWRKNKVAIIWEGEGGEIRKYTYRDLFVEVNRVASLLRNFGIREGDRIALYLPMIPELPIFMLAAARIGAIHTVVFSGFSSDSLAKRINDSKARLLVTADGGFRRGKIVPLKEIADKALEQTFSVENVIVVKRAGNPVNMVEGRDFWLHTLLEGVSKNTYIEPVKVDSNHPLFILYTSGTTGSPKGIYHSTGGYLVWVYWTFKWAFNLNDEDIWWCTADIGWITGHSYVVYGPLMHGLTTLMYEGALDYPAPDRVWSIIEKHGVTGFYTSPTAIRMFMRYGKNWVELHDLSSLRILGSVGEPINPEAWEWYFNIVGKGKCPIIDTWWQTETGGFMISPAAGIQLLPLKPGSATIPLPGVEADVYTEDGEPAPPGTQGYLVIKKPWPGMLLGVWGDPKRYIETYWSRFPNCYYPGDYAMRDEDGYFWILGRADEVLKVAAHRIGTMEIESALVSHPAVAEAAVIGKPDPIKGEVPVAFVVLREGYVPSLKLEEELLNLVSETIGPIAKPANIFFVHKLPKTRSGKIMRRVLKAIVKGEESLGDLSTIEDASAIEELKSLVGV, via the coding sequence ATGGGAGTTCTTCCAGTCGAAGAAAAAAGAGTAATAACAGCCCAGATGGAGGAGCTCAGGAAACAGGCACTTGAGAATCCGGAGCAGTTTTGGGACGAAAAGGCACGCGCACTCGAGTGGTTCAAGATATGGGAGAAGGTTCTCGATGACTCTCAGAAGCCGTTCTTCAGGTGGTTCGTCGGGGGGTTGATTAATGCTAGCTACAACTGCCTGGATAAGCACGTTAAGACTTGGCGGAAGAACAAGGTCGCGATAATATGGGAGGGCGAAGGAGGAGAGATACGAAAATATACTTATAGGGATCTCTTTGTGGAAGTCAACAGGGTTGCAAGCCTTTTAAGGAACTTTGGAATAAGGGAAGGTGACAGGATAGCCCTGTACTTGCCAATGATACCGGAGCTCCCGATCTTTATGCTTGCAGCTGCGAGGATCGGAGCTATACATACGGTTGTTTTTTCAGGATTTAGTAGTGACTCTCTAGCTAAGAGGATTAACGACTCCAAGGCAAGGCTTCTCGTCACTGCTGACGGCGGGTTTAGGCGTGGGAAGATAGTTCCTTTGAAGGAAATCGCCGATAAGGCCTTAGAACAGACCTTCTCTGTAGAGAACGTGATAGTCGTAAAGAGGGCCGGAAACCCAGTAAATATGGTGGAAGGCCGGGACTTCTGGCTACATACTCTACTTGAGGGTGTTAGTAAAAACACATACATAGAGCCTGTAAAGGTTGATTCAAACCACCCCCTCTTCATATTGTATACCTCAGGTACAACAGGGTCTCCCAAAGGTATTTATCACTCCACGGGGGGCTACTTAGTCTGGGTGTACTGGACTTTCAAGTGGGCTTTTAACCTAAACGACGAAGACATTTGGTGGTGCACTGCGGATATTGGATGGATCACTGGTCACAGCTACGTCGTCTATGGTCCACTGATGCATGGTCTAACCACGCTGATGTATGAAGGTGCCCTAGACTACCCGGCTCCTGACCGAGTCTGGAGTATAATTGAGAAGCACGGAGTGACTGGGTTCTACACGTCTCCCACAGCGATAAGGATGTTCATGCGGTACGGCAAAAACTGGGTCGAGCTACATGACCTATCCTCATTAAGGATACTTGGCAGCGTGGGTGAGCCTATAAACCCAGAAGCCTGGGAATGGTACTTCAACATTGTTGGCAAGGGGAAGTGTCCAATAATAGACACGTGGTGGCAGACAGAAACGGGAGGATTCATGATCTCTCCCGCAGCAGGTATCCAGCTTTTACCATTGAAGCCTGGCTCTGCAACGATCCCGCTCCCGGGTGTCGAAGCAGACGTCTACACCGAAGATGGAGAGCCAGCCCCCCCTGGGACGCAAGGATACCTAGTTATCAAGAAGCCTTGGCCTGGGATGCTTTTAGGAGTTTGGGGGGATCCAAAGAGATATATTGAAACTTATTGGAGCAGGTTCCCTAACTGCTACTACCCTGGCGATTACGCGATGCGTGACGAGGATGGCTACTTCTGGATACTTGGTAGGGCGGACGAGGTGCTCAAAGTCGCTGCGCATAGAATTGGAACCATGGAGATCGAGAGCGCACTTGTATCCCATCCTGCTGTAGCAGAGGCTGCGGTAATTGGAAAGCCCGATCCAATAAAGGGAGAGGTTCCCGTGGCTTTCGTTGTGCTACGTGAGGGATACGTTCCAAGTCTTAAACTAGAAGAGGAGTTACTCAACCTTGTATCCGAGACAATCGGACCAATCGCGAAGCCAGCCAACATATTCTTTGTACACAAGCTTCCAAAGACTAGGAGCGGTAAGATCATGCGTAGAGTTCTTAAAGCTATCGTTAAGGGTGAGGAGAGCCTAGGCGATCTATCCACAATAGAGGATGCCTCCGCCATTGAAGAGCTGAAAAGCCTAGTGGGAGTCTAA
- a CDS encoding V-type ATP synthase subunit F, whose translation MFKVGARLKIGAVVLSDLEKAIEASGVDKVYVVDNWKEALKVIEEVVNKKEVDLLLIDDVLARQIGKGKLSEIKYKSPLPAIIELETNRIKKPLSS comes from the coding sequence ATGTTCAAGGTGGGTGCTAGGTTGAAGATAGGGGCAGTTGTTTTATCTGATCTCGAGAAGGCGATTGAGGCCAGCGGCGTAGACAAGGTATACGTTGTTGACAATTGGAAAGAAGCTTTGAAGGTCATAGAGGAGGTCGTAAACAAAAAAGAGGTTGACTTGCTACTTATTGACGATGTGCTTGCCAGACAGATAGGAAAAGGAAAGCTCTCAGAGATCAAGTATAAGAGCCCTTTACCGGCGATCATTGAACTAGAAACAAACAGGATAAAGAAGCCGCTCAGCTCGTAA
- a CDS encoding xylulokinase — MEKEYILAIDVGTTTVKTALFNINGQLLAVEGREYPTYYPRPGWAEQDPEDWWNTTVQIVRNILARTKVNPKGILGICASSQRETMAFIDSYGRSLGRVPIWMDRRSTPQAEKIKERLSPKRIYEKTGLVVDATFTATKLLWFKENNPEFLEKAKVGLQPKDYIIFKLTGKAVTDHTVASRTMLFNINTSQWDHELISELGLEEYSHLLPESLPSWEIVGEVTPESSQTTGLAEGTPVLAGTGDRTAEILGAGILSSDKVEESTGTGSTTATLLGTPMLDPKMRYSVGVGPIPGSWALEAGMSTAGAILRWFRDQLAEGVNLLATSTRRRAYEYLDMEAEYIPPGSNGLIVLPFFSGARSPRWNPYARGVIFGLTVFHTRAHVFRAMMEGIAYEVRKILEVLREVNVKPRELVLMGGGAKSPTWARIKANVTGLEVVLPELLDAALGGDAILVSVASGALSSYDEASRVFFKEKLRITPDKSQIEIYDKYYALYEKLAEVLDAYFKEVSQLGEITPPTPSWDIERLIHLLMKLES, encoded by the coding sequence AGTAGAGGGCCGCGAATACCCTACATACTATCCCCGACCCGGGTGGGCTGAACAAGACCCGGAGGATTGGTGGAATACCACCGTACAAATCGTGAGAAACATCCTTGCACGTACAAAGGTAAACCCCAAGGGAATTCTAGGGATTTGTGCAAGCAGTCAACGCGAGACGATGGCCTTCATAGACTCATATGGGCGTAGCCTAGGTAGAGTCCCTATATGGATGGATAGACGTAGCACGCCTCAGGCTGAAAAGATAAAAGAGCGTTTAAGCCCTAAGAGAATCTATGAGAAAACTGGACTTGTGGTCGACGCCACGTTTACAGCGACTAAGCTCTTATGGTTTAAGGAGAATAACCCCGAATTTTTGGAAAAGGCGAAGGTAGGTTTACAGCCCAAGGATTATATCATATTCAAGTTGACTGGAAAGGCTGTAACCGACCACACTGTGGCTTCCAGAACTATGCTATTCAATATAAACACGAGCCAGTGGGATCACGAACTAATATCGGAGCTCGGACTAGAGGAATACTCACATCTTCTACCCGAATCTCTCCCAAGCTGGGAAATAGTCGGCGAGGTCACACCTGAGTCTTCCCAGACAACCGGTCTCGCCGAGGGAACTCCTGTGCTTGCAGGGACAGGAGATAGAACCGCCGAGATACTAGGTGCAGGTATTCTTTCCTCTGATAAAGTAGAAGAGTCAACAGGTACAGGTTCGACAACCGCCACTCTTCTAGGCACTCCCATGCTGGATCCGAAGATGAGATACTCGGTTGGCGTAGGTCCAATTCCTGGAAGCTGGGCTCTAGAGGCAGGCATGTCCACCGCGGGAGCTATCTTGCGCTGGTTCAGGGATCAACTAGCAGAAGGAGTTAACCTTCTCGCCACATCCACGAGACGCCGAGCCTACGAGTATCTAGACATGGAGGCAGAATATATACCCCCGGGTTCCAATGGACTAATAGTTTTGCCCTTCTTCTCGGGTGCTAGATCACCAAGGTGGAATCCTTATGCTAGAGGAGTAATATTCGGATTGACAGTCTTCCATACGAGGGCACATGTTTTCAGGGCTATGATGGAGGGTATTGCCTACGAGGTGAGAAAAATCCTGGAAGTTCTTAGAGAAGTGAACGTCAAGCCAAGAGAACTTGTATTAATGGGTGGTGGAGCCAAGTCGCCGACCTGGGCAAGGATCAAAGCTAATGTTACTGGTTTGGAGGTGGTTCTACCAGAACTACTAGACGCTGCGTTAGGCGGAGACGCTATACTTGTTTCAGTTGCTAGCGGCGCCCTCTCGAGCTATGATGAGGCTTCAAGAGTATTCTTTAAGGAAAAACTAAGAATAACCCCAGACAAATCACAGATAGAAATATACGACAAGTATTATGCTCTCTATGAGAAGCTAGCAGAAGTATTAGATGCATACTTCAAGGAGGTTTCGCAACTTGGAGAAATCACACCGCCTACACCTTCATGGGACATTGAGCGGCTTATCCATCTGTTAATGAAGCTAGAGTCATAG
- a CDS encoding V-type ATP synthase subunit F, protein MVAIGATETIDPLRLLGFEVIKVSEKPSQEEEEAIISKILESKVAMIEGEIYALISNRLSEVMAVMKEPPLLVVVPSSSKASTHRLEELYNKLSLAVGVRLKWVKRE, encoded by the coding sequence GTGGTAGCCATAGGAGCTACGGAAACCATAGACCCCCTACGGCTTCTGGGGTTCGAGGTGATAAAGGTTAGCGAGAAGCCTAGTCAGGAGGAGGAAGAGGCAATTATTTCAAAGATACTTGAGAGCAAGGTCGCTATGATTGAGGGAGAAATATACGCCTTGATAAGCAACAGGCTCAGCGAGGTAATGGCCGTAATGAAGGAACCTCCTTTGCTGGTTGTAGTGCCCTCCTCCTCCAAGGCATCTACTCACAGGTTGGAAGAATTATATAATAAGCTCTCTTTAGCAGTCGGGGTGAGGTTGAAATGGGTCAAGAGAGAGTAG
- a CDS encoding phosphohexomutase domain-containing protein, translating into MRVPSNIFRAYDIRGVFGKDLTPDVATIIGGALSNFEQDEYCVCHDTRFSSPILAKALISGLLGAGSSVVEAGAGPIGMAIYASKHLGFHVAYITASHLPPEWNGFKLFRGGGDPICLGDIEKIRTLAEKGVAWADLKNYGKSKEREILPEYYEFLHRIGSHKGGLKVVLDCGNGATSLMLPHLLRDLGYEVYTVNCDADPRFPARGSEPTPDNTRYMEHLVKYYKADLGVSLDGDGDRVIFFDENGEPLTPEQAAVVMLNRLSRAEVAANVECSSIVDKAVAARRGRVVRVPVGRIFMILDAIKAGVELGVESSGHFVTYKGVNLDDGIVSLLFMLETIETLDGPLSSYRVPMPPVKKLKLDVPDEKKFGLVEALQEKYLREYQRVTTLDGVRVDTDKGWFLVRASNTEPVIRITIEAEDMETLQDLENKVTRDIKQLL; encoded by the coding sequence ATGAGAGTCCCATCCAATATATTTAGGGCTTATGATATTCGTGGTGTTTTTGGAAAGGATCTCACGCCTGACGTCGCAACAATAATAGGGGGGGCTCTCTCAAATTTTGAGCAAGACGAGTACTGTGTCTGCCACGACACTAGGTTCAGCTCCCCCATACTAGCGAAAGCCCTTATTAGTGGTCTCCTAGGAGCAGGTTCAAGTGTTGTGGAAGCTGGAGCAGGACCCATAGGTATGGCTATTTACGCCTCCAAGCATCTTGGTTTTCATGTAGCGTATATCACGGCATCCCATCTGCCTCCAGAGTGGAACGGGTTTAAACTCTTCCGAGGAGGTGGAGACCCGATTTGTCTGGGAGATATCGAGAAGATCCGAACTCTTGCAGAGAAAGGCGTGGCCTGGGCTGATCTGAAAAACTACGGCAAATCCAAGGAGCGAGAAATACTTCCAGAGTACTACGAGTTTCTACACAGGATAGGGAGTCATAAGGGAGGCCTAAAAGTCGTACTCGACTGCGGTAACGGTGCGACATCCCTGATGTTGCCTCACCTGTTGAGAGACCTTGGATATGAGGTCTACACTGTAAACTGTGATGCTGATCCACGCTTCCCAGCGCGCGGCTCTGAACCAACTCCTGATAACACGAGGTATATGGAGCATCTTGTCAAGTATTATAAAGCTGATCTCGGGGTATCCCTGGATGGGGATGGGGATCGAGTAATATTTTTTGATGAAAATGGTGAGCCCTTAACCCCGGAGCAAGCTGCAGTGGTCATGCTTAACCGGTTAAGCAGAGCAGAGGTTGCCGCGAATGTTGAGTGTTCTAGCATAGTTGATAAGGCGGTGGCTGCGAGGCGCGGAAGAGTTGTCAGGGTGCCTGTGGGCAGGATCTTCATGATTCTCGACGCGATCAAGGCGGGCGTGGAACTGGGTGTCGAGAGTAGCGGACATTTTGTGACTTACAAAGGGGTTAACCTGGACGATGGTATAGTTTCTCTTCTCTTCATGCTTGAGACGATTGAAACGCTTGATGGGCCTCTCTCATCATACAGGGTTCCAATGCCTCCTGTAAAGAAACTCAAATTGGATGTTCCAGACGAGAAGAAATTCGGTCTTGTCGAGGCATTACAGGAGAAGTATTTGAGGGAATATCAAAGAGTGACTACTCTCGACGGTGTTCGAGTAGATACCGATAAGGGTTGGTTTCTCGTTAGAGCCTCTAACACCGAACCCGTAATACGTATAACAATAGAGGCCGAGGATATGGAGACACTCCAAGATCTTGAAAATAAAGTAACGAGAGATATAAAGCAACTACTCTGA
- a CDS encoding V-type ATP synthase subunit E, whose translation MSENQNFMEAIIKELRSAAEEEYQRIIREAEEEAKRILDEANVKAEDLRKQKINQLLTETRQKIEAELAPRRLEIRRKYLAERYNYIFNLLEEVLSQVALEVLRDENHYYAFLSKRFEEAIQNMKNNQITIRPCRGSKTIIEKVIRDKTSALTKVKPGLVLSVGEEIDCQGGFVAESADAKEYFNATLEARLTEIRERVLPELLKKLLYENKEK comes from the coding sequence ATGAGCGAAAATCAGAACTTTATGGAGGCTATAATAAAGGAGCTGAGAAGCGCGGCAGAGGAGGAATATCAAAGGATTATTAGAGAGGCTGAGGAAGAGGCCAAAAGAATATTAGATGAAGCAAACGTGAAGGCAGAGGATCTCAGGAAGCAGAAGATCAATCAACTTCTCACCGAGACTAGGCAGAAAATTGAGGCAGAGCTTGCCCCTAGGAGGTTGGAAATAAGGCGGAAATACCTAGCCGAAAGATACAACTACATATTCAATCTCCTCGAGGAAGTGCTATCACAAGTGGCTCTAGAAGTTTTAAGGGACGAGAATCACTACTACGCATTTTTATCCAAAAGATTTGAGGAGGCTATTCAAAACATGAAAAACAATCAAATAACGATCAGACCGTGCCGGGGGAGTAAAACAATCATCGAAAAAGTGATAAGGGATAAGACATCAGCCCTGACCAAGGTTAAGCCCGGATTAGTTCTAAGCGTCGGCGAGGAGATAGACTGTCAGGGCGGCTTTGTAGCAGAGTCAGCTGATGCGAAAGAGTACTTCAACGCCACTCTTGAAGCCAGACTGACAGAGATACGTGAAAGAGTACTGCCCGAGCTTCTCAAAAAACTCCTCTACGAGAACAAGGAAAAATAG
- a CDS encoding class I SAM-dependent methyltransferase: MVTLRDKLKGYLPDNILGMVPTSFDIVGSKGKAVAIIELPDELEPYSKIIGEKIMEIHKSVKAVYRKMGERRGEYRVRELVLIAGEEVREVIHREHGYVLKLDVTQVYFSPREATERQRVAGKVKPGENVIVMFAGVGPYAIAIARKQPLVNKVVAIEINPVAYKYMVENIRLNKLEDKILPILGDVRLEALKFSGFADRVVMPLPKGAYMFLQEAFGSLKPSGGVIHFYFWDREDTLFQRGFEVVRKVAELKGYQASLLEARVVAPYAPHVYKVVFDVQIKKVGI; the protein is encoded by the coding sequence ATGGTTACACTTCGGGATAAACTTAAGGGGTATTTACCCGACAATATCCTAGGAATGGTGCCGACAAGCTTTGACATAGTAGGCTCGAAAGGAAAGGCTGTAGCGATCATCGAGCTTCCTGATGAGCTTGAGCCATACAGCAAAATCATTGGCGAGAAGATAATGGAGATTCATAAGAGCGTGAAAGCAGTGTATAGGAAGATGGGGGAGAGGAGAGGAGAGTATAGGGTACGTGAACTAGTATTGATCGCTGGCGAGGAGGTTAGAGAGGTAATTCATCGTGAACACGGTTATGTTTTAAAGCTTGACGTTACTCAGGTGTATTTCTCTCCTCGCGAGGCAACTGAGAGGCAGAGGGTTGCCGGTAAGGTAAAGCCCGGAGAAAACGTTATCGTAATGTTTGCGGGTGTCGGGCCATACGCTATAGCAATAGCAAGGAAACAGCCCTTAGTGAATAAGGTGGTCGCAATAGAAATCAACCCGGTAGCCTACAAGTACATGGTTGAGAATATACGGCTAAACAAGCTGGAAGATAAGATATTACCCATACTAGGCGACGTACGCCTAGAGGCATTAAAATTCTCGGGATTTGCAGACAGGGTCGTCATGCCTCTTCCCAAGGGAGCATATATGTTCTTGCAGGAGGCTTTTGGCTCTCTCAAGCCCTCTGGAGGCGTGATACACTTCTACTTCTGGGATCGAGAAGACACTCTTTTTCAGAGAGGCTTCGAGGTCGTGCGTAAGGTGGCTGAACTGAAAGGCTATCAGGCCAGCCTGCTTGAAGCTAGGGTGGTAGCCCCATATGCTCCGCATGTTTACAAAGTCGTCTTCGACGTACAGATTAAAAAGGTAGGTATTTAA
- a CDS encoding winged helix-turn-helix domain-containing protein, with protein sequence MRPDIIVIARILDALYNEGRMKKTHLQMASRLNYPAFIKYIEWLQEKKLVRLIEDKDGEYLELTQQGRESYERVVTWLKDYLGKL encoded by the coding sequence ATGCGGCCCGACATAATCGTCATAGCGCGGATCCTCGATGCGCTATATAATGAGGGAAGAATGAAGAAGACCCACCTGCAGATGGCGAGTAGGCTCAATTATCCTGCTTTTATTAAATATATTGAATGGCTCCAGGAGAAGAAGCTCGTCCGATTAATAGAGGATAAGGACGGTGAATATTTAGAGCTCACACAACAGGGTCGAGAGAGCTATGAGAGGGTCGTAACGTGGCTAAAAGACTATCTAGGAAAACTATGA
- a CDS encoding amidohydrolase, whose amino-acid sequence MRLAVVNASYPLSEDVDSIVFSFESGVLYTGSESGINRFQPLRVIDADQRIVIPGLTDAHMHLYSTALAQGRLDLRKVKSIDELKELVRKAYESSAKNEWIVGRGWDQDKMEEKRLPTRYDLDEVAPEKPVVLVRVCGHAAVLNTKAMDILGLKEKYDKMAKFIQIEDGKPTGVVLEDLVYYVLSKIPPPPMDKVVSLVKSLLEEYLSYGVVQLHSMSVTEDELEVIARLEDLGELIHEYNAYIEHSEFLRGVQKKYRGLIRGVKLFSDGSFGARTAALRQPYSDAGVSGELLLDAKAILELSSGVVRENLEVAVHAIGDKALEQVLEAAKQLKNTLRIEHASLTPLDLLEKISQLRPRISVQPHFILSDTWITDRLGDRTQWVYVFKSLLSSGARLMGSSDSPVEPFNPWLGVYAAVERGGPEGLPIYNYTSFEKLTFTESLRLYSENTSLGRSLVVTNLRNIPRSKQDYERARAEIVITRKGVKEVISKAQ is encoded by the coding sequence ATGCGTTTAGCCGTCGTCAACGCATCATATCCGCTCTCTGAAGATGTAGACAGCATCGTTTTCTCATTCGAAAGCGGGGTTCTTTACACTGGGAGCGAGAGCGGCATTAATAGATTTCAGCCTCTGAGAGTAATAGACGCCGACCAGCGTATAGTTATCCCGGGACTTACCGATGCCCACATGCACTTATACTCTACTGCTCTAGCTCAGGGACGCCTAGATTTGAGAAAGGTAAAGTCAATTGATGAGCTAAAGGAACTGGTAAGGAAAGCATACGAGTCATCCGCTAAGAACGAGTGGATCGTGGGCAGGGGCTGGGATCAAGATAAGATGGAGGAAAAACGACTCCCAACCCGATATGATCTCGACGAGGTGGCACCTGAAAAACCAGTCGTTCTCGTAAGAGTTTGCGGTCACGCAGCTGTTCTTAATACAAAGGCTATGGATATCCTCGGCTTAAAGGAGAAGTACGATAAGATGGCTAAATTTATCCAAATTGAAGACGGGAAACCCACAGGAGTTGTACTCGAGGATCTCGTATACTATGTCTTATCTAAGATTCCACCACCTCCAATGGATAAAGTTGTGAGTCTGGTGAAATCTTTACTGGAGGAATATTTGTCCTACGGAGTGGTACAACTCCACTCCATGTCTGTCACCGAGGATGAGCTTGAAGTTATCGCTCGCTTGGAGGATCTCGGAGAACTTATCCATGAGTACAACGCATATATTGAGCACTCAGAGTTCTTGAGAGGAGTTCAAAAGAAATACCGGGGCCTTATAAGAGGAGTTAAGCTCTTCTCCGATGGCAGTTTTGGCGCCAGGACTGCAGCCTTGAGGCAGCCCTATTCAGACGCAGGAGTAAGCGGCGAACTCCTCCTCGACGCCAAGGCAATCCTTGAGTTATCCTCGGGCGTTGTTCGTGAAAATCTTGAAGTTGCTGTCCACGCGATCGGAGACAAGGCACTTGAACAAGTTTTGGAAGCGGCAAAGCAATTAAAAAACACGCTTCGTATAGAGCATGCTTCTCTAACTCCTTTAGATCTACTCGAAAAAATTTCCCAGTTAAGGCCTCGAATATCTGTCCAACCACACTTCATTCTAAGCGACACCTGGATAACAGACAGACTGGGCGACAGAACCCAATGGGTCTATGTCTTCAAGTCTCTCCTTTCGAGTGGAGCCCGCCTCATGGGATCATCGGACTCCCCGGTAGAGCCTTTTAATCCATGGCTAGGCGTCTATGCGGCAGTGGAGAGGGGAGGACCAGAGGGGTTGCCAATATATAATTACACCTCCTTCGAGAAACTCACCTTTACAGAGTCCTTGCGATTATACTCAGAAAACACCTCTCTTGGCAGATCCCTTGTAGTCACAAACCTTCGAAATATACCACGCAGCAAGCAGGACTATGAGAGGGCGAGGGCTGAGATTGTTATCACTAGGAAGGGGGTAAAGGAGGTAATTTCAAAAGCCCAATGA